The Penaeus monodon isolate SGIC_2016 unplaced genomic scaffold, NSTDA_Pmon_1 PmonScaffold_5470, whole genome shotgun sequence genome includes a region encoding these proteins:
- the LOC119571206 gene encoding uncharacterized protein LOC119571206, whose amino-acid sequence MISVARGNLLSGQQSVHHTILPRLVPWRGHSNFASQLGNNTGSSRYWNPQGDFTSGMGRTQRTEESMEICHSCQRYTPLLHPQQMQRTSFISTSAMSPKKYPPRIEDEDVLILGDFSVRVGADHDSWPSCLGHFGVGKINKNGQCLLEFCSYNGLCVMNSYFQAKPQHKVSWHHPSSKHWHQLDMILI is encoded by the exons atgaTCAGTGTCGCGAGGGGGAACCTGCTATCTGGGCAACAGTCTGTCCACCATACCATCCTGCCCAGGCTCGTGCCCTGGAGAGGTCACTCCAACTTCGCCTCTCAGCTTGGAAACAACACAGGAAGCAGCAGATACTG GAACCCTCAAGGAGACTTTACTTCTGGCATGGGAAGAACACAGAGGACTGAAGAGAGCATGGA GATTTGTCACTCTTGTCAGCGCTACACTCCACTCTTACATCCACAGCAGATGCAAAGGACAAGTTTTATATCAACATCAGCAATGTcaccaaaaaaataccccccaaggATTGAGGATGAGGATGTCCTCATCCTGGGAGACTTCAGTGTCCGAGTGGGTGCCGATCACGACTCATGGCCTTCCTGTCTTGGACACTTTGGAGTTGGCAAGATCAACAAAAATGGGCAGTGCCTCTTAGAGTTCTGCTCCTACAACGGCCTCTGTGTGATGAACTCCTACTTCCAGGCCAAACCACAACACAAGGTGTCATGGCATCATCCCAGCTCAAAGCATTGGCATCAGCTGGACATGATCCTGATCTAA
- the LOC119571204 gene encoding uncharacterized protein LOC119571204: protein MEELDAESTLAELRIVIDSLASDKAPGTDGIPSDLISCCKDTLLQPLHDVLCQCWREGDVPQDMRDTKIITLYKNKGDRCDCNNYRGISLLSIVGKPYARVMLVHLQKLAGVSTPNQSAASELNAPQWT, encoded by the coding sequence ATGGAGGAATTAGATGCTGAATCAACCCTTGCTGAACTCCGCATAGTAATTGACAGCTTAGCTAGCGACAAAGCACCTGGTACAGATGGTATTCCATCAGATCTCATCAGCTGCTGCAAAGACACTTTACTACAGCCTCTTCACGACGTCCTATGCCagtgttggagagagggagatgtgccACAAGACATGAGAGATACCAAGATCATCACCCTCTACAAGAATAAGGGTGACAGATGCGACTGTAACAACTACAGAGGTATCTCTCTCCTGAGCATCGTGGGAAAACCCTATGCCCGTGTCATGCTTGTGCACCTCCAGAAACTTGCTGGGGTGTCTACCCCGAATCAGAGTGCGGCTTCTGAGCTGAACGCTCCACAGTGGACATGA